One genomic region from Lycorma delicatula isolate Av1 chromosome 1, ASM4794821v1, whole genome shotgun sequence encodes:
- the LOC142334179 gene encoding AN1-type zinc finger protein 4-like, with amino-acid sequence MMSYRDCQPLFKYHEEELIALFVETLTGTTFEMTVSPYDTIMSIKNKIQRVEGIPVSQQHLLYNLHELEDSAALMDYSITNGSTIKLVLSMRGGPISTVRRILPLDDITWRELIDFNRDELLEDLPPGCRMAVLVFREGDQLNMFRVLENVDGSYSPLSDSWSGSSMRNLFEEDDSDDYAKQRLEENTVTMEKMNDLKFKLEQLALQRKNNKLVNEKKYEEKFFTASSSSSDNKKENARVKSNSVGNNKRKNFLQLPPLEIDKKDSSPEPDSEGRIRKTRTAEFSRVPVLPDITPSPPSITIIDSDVESVTVPRPKTSPDRLTGQQICEILNEAGRHRLLGSHHCSASPLHRLPSVPSDDNNFETEWCSNRHVSSTKPLDKPSTSASLYRSNNTISDRNINRMPIVSPFSIIQGRDNSENGVSSLFSSTKVGKLPIRNISSRRSNITSHSVGGKSNKLTLTTFQSVPGSGGQIDPIEIKPKFLGTPASNASNKQLSSFCNESSRKFKNNSNCLLPHQSEEFSSKKTPHNLSKDNISSNKSDHLSPISGGFNSHGIAKQISKKKKKEPRSRCVKCNKRLTFTNTYTCRCGHIFCTNHRYSEAHDCTYDYKSEGRKILEQNNPLISAPKLPKI; translated from the exons ATGATGTCTTACCGGGATTGCCAACCCCTTTTTAAATATCATGAGGAAGAATTGATCGCTTTGTTTGTGGAAACACTCACTGGCACTACTTTTGAAATGACTGTATCACCCTATGACACtataatgtcaataaaaaacaaaatacaacgagttgaag gtattCCTGTTTCACAGCAACACTTATTGTATAATTTGCATGAATTAGAAGATTCTGCTGCTCTTATGGATTATTCAATTACAAACGGTTCCACAATCAAATTAGTTCTTTCAATGCGTGGTGGCCCAATAAGCACTGTACGGCGCATTTTACCATTGGACGATATCACATGGAGAGAACTGATCGATTTCAACAG AGATGAATTATTAGAAGATTTGCCTCCTGGTTGCCGAATGGCAGTACTTGTTTTCCGGGAAGGTGATCAGTTAAATATGTTCAGGGTTTTAGAAAATGTAGATGGTTCATATTCGCCTTTATCAGATTCATGGAGTGGCTCTTCAATGCG taatttatttgaagAGGACGATTCTGATGATTATGCTAAGCAGCGTCTTGAAGAGAATACAGTTACaatggaaaaaatgaatgatttaaaatttaaattggaaCAACTAGCATtacaacgaaaaaataataag ctgGTAAATGAAAAGAAGtatgaagaaaagttttttactGCTAGCTCTTCATCTTctgataataagaaagaaaatgccAGGGTGAAAAGTAATTCTGTTGgtaataacaaaaggaaaaattttctGCAATTACCTCCattagaaattgataaaaaagataGTTCTCCTGAACCTGATTCTGAGGGTCGAATTCGGAAAACTCGAACAGCTGAATTCTCAAGAGTGCCAGTTCTGCCTGATATAACACCCTCACCACCATCCATTACCATAATTGACTCTGATGTTGAGTCTGTGACTGTTCCTCGACCGAAGACGTCTCCTGATCGCCTAACAGGGCAACAAATATGTGAGATTCTTAATGAAGCAGGTCGACATAGATTACTTGGTTCTCATCACTGTAGTGCTTCACCTTTACATCG TTTACCTTCAGTTCCTTCTGAtgacaataattttgaaacagaATGGTGTAGTAATAGACATGTAAGTTCAACAAAACCACTTGATAAGCCATCTACTTCTGCTAGTCTTTATAGATCAAACAATACGATTTCAGATAGAAACATAAACAGGATGCCTATTGTTAGTCCTTTTAGTATCATTCAAGGAAGAGATAATAGTGAAAATGGTGTTAGCTCATTATTTTCTAGTACTAAAGTAGGAAAACTTCCCATTCGTAATATTAGTTCAAGAAGAAGCAATATTACATCGCACTCAGTTGGaggaaaatcaaataaattgacATTGACAACATTCCAGTCAGTGCCTGGGTCAGGTGGTCAAATAGATCCTATtgaaattaaaccaaaatttttgggTACACCTGCTTCTAATGCTAGTAATAAACAATTATCTTCTTTTTGTAATGAAAGTTCTAGgaagtttaaaaacaattcaaattgcCTGTTACCTCATCAATCTGAAGAATTTAGTAGTAAGAAAACACCACATAATCTTAGTAAGGACAATATTAGTTCAAATAAATCAGATCACCTATCTCCAATTTCTGGAGGCTTTAACAGTCATGGTATAGCAAagcaaatttcaaagaaaaagaagaaagaaccaAGGAGTCGATGTGTAAAGTGCAACAAACGTCTAACATTCACAAATACTTATACATGTAGATGTGGCCATATCTTCTGTACAAATCACAG